AGGGAAAAATAGAGTTCCTCTTCCTCGGGGGTCATGTTAAGGGGTGTGGTATCCTGCAGGTCAAACTGTGGTCTGCCATTGAAAAGCTGGTAGGATCTCTGAACGTTCATGACTGCACTGTCTGTTATCTTGTGCTCACGCCTCTCGCATATCTCGGTTGCTATCCTCTGGGTGTCCCTTATAAGGTAGTGTTCCTTTGCAAAGGGGTCGTTGCCCACCGATTCAAGAAGGTCCTCGATGTAGCTGTGGACCCTCTGATAGAAGTCGTCTCCAACCCTTGCAAGGCCGCTCTCAGATCTTTCCTTCTTCTGAATCCTCCTCAGCTTCTGAAAGAATTCGTCCAACCCCATTCCTCACCAGTCAGTTATTCCTCTGCCTCTATTCGAGGAGCGAGGAGGAAACTAAGTTCTCCCTCATTGCTTGGCATCTTAAGGGTTAATTTAAGGGGCATGTCATTTCCGAGGTTTATGATTGCCGTCTCACTGAACTTATCCGCCTTTAACATCTCCTTTATCTTGTCCAGGGAGTAAACGCTTCTTGCAGGGTTATTTATCTTTTCCCCGTGGAGGTACTCTATCTGGGCATCCCCGAACTCTCCCTCGGCAGATGCTATGAATCTGTCCTCGTCAACCCGGAAGGTTATCTTATCAGAGAAGATATCTATATCAGCTATTGAGTCCTTCAGGAGCTGGAATGGGACCTCAAATTCATTTTCATATTCAATTTCAGGAGGACTTGGAGTCTCGTATTCAATGTCTATCAGCCTTATCTTGAAGGTCCTCACGGCTTCACCCTCGAACTGAACTATGAGGTTCCCCTCATCAAGTGACAGGAGAAGCCTGTCATTCGCCTTGGCCCTTTTAAGGACCTTCATGAGTTCCTCTGTGTCAACATTGATCTTTTCGGGTTCATCGCATACGTATTCATCAAAGAGGTCCGCCTTCAGTTCAAGATGAACGTATGTGATGTGTGATCTGTCAAGGGCGTCAAGACGCATGCCTTCTGCACTGGTCTGTATCTGGACTTCATCCACAATGGATGATATGGCATCAAAACTTGTCCTTAAAATGTTAGGGTCATTCAACTCTGCCTTGAACATTTTTGTCCTCCTTATTCTGTATAGCTAGATATTATAGAACATCTTTTATATACTCTTACTTATCCTTATCCCCTGCTTCACCATTCCCTGCCTGTCCTGCATCTCCGGGTACGGTCCCGTCT
The sequence above is drawn from the Methanothermobacter wolfeii genome and encodes:
- the pcn gene encoding proliferating cell nuclear antigen (pcna) — encoded protein: MFKAELNDPNILRTSFDAISSIVDEVQIQTSAEGMRLDALDRSHITYVHLELKADLFDEYVCDEPEKINVDTEELMKVLKRAKANDRLLLSLDEGNLIVQFEGEAVRTFKIRLIDIEYETPSPPEIEYENEFEVPFQLLKDSIADIDIFSDKITFRVDEDRFIASAEGEFGDAQIEYLHGEKINNPARSVYSLDKIKEMLKADKFSETAIINLGNDMPLKLTLKMPSNEGELSFLLAPRIEAEE